A genomic segment from Luteolibacter ambystomatis encodes:
- a CDS encoding DUF1501 domain-containing protein produces MMRSRRQFLGEASCAAIGSTSILSTLLNLTMANHAAAAGGFSGQRKALVCLFLSGGCDTFNILIPRDSPGGYDEYAASRSNLAIPRNQLLPLNYTDSQGRQYGLNPACTRLAEMFNGLGGDTSKKRLSFLANVGTLIEPIPNKQSYLDGNIALPKALFSHRDQIEQWQTSVPQGMPVLSGWGGRAADVIHSTLNTEQTAGYYMPMNFSLSGNNAFQIGRSEGQFVITTGGALSFTGTGGTSAMQQAKEQALKDVVASPIEEHYQSLFQRTHGRITANSIERGALFQQSFDGSGANLNAVFAAAGFPNHWLSQQFQAAIKTIYIREQLKLARQTIFIEFGGWDHHSELLNTQRGMLLTLDAVLYAYQKSLEALGLADDVITFTASDFGRTLRSNGQGTDHAWSGNQFVFGGPVQGGAVKGSFPSLAIDGPDDIGRGGRIFPKLAADQYICELLRWFGVSNGDMDQVLPNIRNFYDPASAANPVGFLG; encoded by the coding sequence ATGATGCGCTCCCGCCGACAATTCCTTGGAGAAGCCAGTTGTGCCGCGATCGGTTCGACCTCGATTCTCTCAACACTGCTCAATCTGACGATGGCGAACCATGCCGCCGCCGCGGGAGGCTTCAGCGGACAACGCAAGGCGCTCGTGTGCCTCTTCCTCTCCGGCGGTTGCGACACCTTCAATATCCTGATTCCTCGCGACTCGCCCGGCGGTTATGACGAATATGCCGCTTCGCGTTCGAACCTCGCGATCCCTCGGAACCAGCTCCTGCCGCTGAACTACACCGATTCCCAAGGCCGCCAGTATGGACTGAACCCAGCTTGCACGCGACTGGCGGAGATGTTCAACGGCCTCGGTGGCGACACCTCGAAAAAGCGGCTCTCGTTCCTCGCCAACGTCGGCACGCTGATCGAACCCATCCCGAACAAGCAGAGCTATCTCGATGGCAACATCGCCCTGCCCAAGGCCCTCTTCTCCCACCGCGACCAGATCGAGCAATGGCAGACCTCCGTGCCGCAGGGCATGCCGGTTCTCTCCGGTTGGGGTGGCCGCGCCGCGGACGTGATCCACTCCACGCTGAACACGGAACAAACCGCCGGCTACTACATGCCGATGAATTTCTCGCTGTCCGGCAACAATGCCTTCCAGATCGGCCGCAGCGAAGGACAGTTCGTGATCACCACCGGTGGCGCGCTTTCCTTCACCGGCACCGGTGGCACATCCGCGATGCAACAGGCGAAGGAGCAGGCATTGAAGGACGTTGTCGCCAGCCCGATCGAAGAGCATTACCAGAGCCTGTTCCAGCGTACCCATGGTCGCATCACCGCGAACAGCATCGAACGCGGCGCTCTCTTCCAACAGTCTTTCGACGGCTCCGGAGCCAACCTCAATGCGGTCTTCGCCGCCGCCGGGTTCCCGAACCACTGGCTCTCCCAACAGTTCCAGGCCGCGATCAAAACGATCTACATCCGCGAACAGCTCAAGCTCGCGCGGCAAACCATCTTCATCGAATTCGGAGGCTGGGATCATCATTCCGAACTACTCAACACCCAGCGCGGCATGTTGCTCACGCTGGATGCCGTGCTCTACGCGTATCAGAAATCGCTGGAGGCTCTCGGACTGGCCGATGATGTCATCACTTTCACCGCCTCCGACTTCGGCCGCACGCTGCGCTCGAACGGCCAGGGCACCGACCACGCATGGTCCGGCAACCAGTTCGTTTTTGGAGGTCCGGTGCAAGGCGGCGCTGTGAAGGGCTCGTTCCCCTCATTGGCCATTGATGGCCCGGATGACATCGGCCGTGGTGGACGCATCTTCCCGAAACTCGCCGCGGATCAGTACATCTGCGAACTACTGCGATGGTTCGGAGTCAGCAATGGGGACATGGATCAGGTCCTGCCGAACATCCGGAATTTCTACGATCCGGCGAGCGCGGCAAACCCCGTTGGGTTTCTGGGATAA